One Dehalococcoidales bacterium genomic window carries:
- the nuoE gene encoding NADH-quinone oxidoreductase subunit NuoE, with the protein MTATIGDILKQHSNDRRNLIPILQEVQGKERYISCAAVSEISSYLGISENDVYSVASFYSQFRFTKPGEHTIKVCQGTACHVRGGARVLETAERELNIKPGETSADGKYSLETVACIGACALAPTMVIDDEVQRNMTPQKVTDLLKARNKAANDGKQ; encoded by the coding sequence ATGACTGCGACGATAGGTGATATTTTAAAGCAACATTCCAACGATAGGAGAAATCTTATCCCGATACTGCAAGAAGTACAGGGAAAAGAGAGATATATTTCCTGCGCAGCCGTTTCGGAGATAAGCTCTTATTTGGGTATATCCGAAAATGATGTTTACAGTGTTGCCAGTTTTTATTCGCAATTTCGTTTTACCAAACCCGGGGAACATACCATTAAGGTTTGCCAAGGAACCGCTTGCCATGTGCGCGGCGGAGCGAGGGTTTTGGAAACCGCTGAGCGTGAGTTAAATATTAAACCGGGAGAGACCAGCGCGGACGGCAAATATTCCTTGGAAACCGTTGCCTGTATCGGTGCCTGTGCACTGGCGCCGACAATGGTTATCGATGACGAAGTTCAGCGCAACATGACCCCGCAAAAAGTAACCGACTTGCTAAAAGCAAGAAATAAGGCGGCCAATGATGGCAAACAATAA
- a CDS encoding Glu/Leu/Phe/Val dehydrogenase has protein sequence MSGINPFEVAKQQIDACAKILNLSPGITAMLKTPMRELHVSLPVKMDDGSVKVFQGFRVQHNDARGPAKGGIRFHPDETIDTVRALSSWMTWKASLLDLPLGGGKGGVVCNPKELSTGELERLSRAYMRAIYQFVGPERDVPAPDVYTSPQIMAWMMDEYSSIAGKTQFGVITGKPLPLGGSPGRSDATARGGMITIREAAKTLGIDLANATVAIQGYGNAGYHAARLCKELFGSKIVAVCDSKGGVCCTLNDEGIDPTHAYECKSTTSSVCNLPGMTQISNDELLELEVDILIPAAVENCITEKNAGQVKAKILAELSNGPTTPGADDILYQNGVHVIPDFLCNAGGVTVSYFEMVQNFYMYSWDEAEVRQKLDKKMTAAYHSVLETSKEYKINMRQAAYVRAVERVVEAMKLRGWV, from the coding sequence ATGTCGGGTATTAATCCATTCGAAGTAGCCAAACAGCAAATAGACGCTTGTGCCAAAATCTTAAACTTATCTCCGGGAATAACCGCAATGCTCAAAACTCCGATGAGGGAGTTACATGTTTCATTGCCGGTTAAAATGGATGACGGGTCGGTAAAGGTATTCCAAGGGTTTAGAGTCCAACATAACGATGCCCGAGGCCCCGCAAAAGGCGGTATCAGATTCCATCCCGATGAAACAATCGATACGGTAAGAGCCCTTTCTTCGTGGATGACATGGAAGGCTTCGCTTTTGGATCTGCCTTTGGGTGGCGGTAAGGGCGGTGTGGTCTGCAACCCCAAAGAACTGTCAACCGGCGAACTTGAACGCTTAAGCCGGGCTTATATGCGCGCTATTTATCAATTTGTGGGGCCCGAAAGAGATGTTCCTGCCCCCGATGTTTATACCTCTCCCCAGATTATGGCATGGATGATGGATGAATATTCGTCAATTGCCGGTAAAACGCAATTCGGTGTTATTACCGGTAAACCCCTGCCCTTGGGAGGTTCTCCCGGACGCAGCGATGCAACCGCCAGAGGCGGAATGATAACTATCAGGGAAGCGGCAAAAACACTTGGAATTGACCTTGCCAATGCGACGGTAGCGATACAGGGTTACGGTAATGCCGGATACCATGCCGCCAGATTATGCAAAGAACTGTTCGGTTCCAAAATAGTCGCTGTCTGCGACAGTAAGGGCGGTGTTTGCTGTACCTTAAACGATGAGGGAATCGATCCAACCCATGCCTATGAATGCAAAAGCACAACCAGTTCCGTTTGCAACCTGCCGGGGATGACCCAAATTTCTAACGATGAACTCCTTGAGCTTGAGGTTGATATTCTTATTCCGGCGGCAGTCGAAAACTGTATTACCGAAAAAAATGCCGGTCAAGTTAAAGCCAAAATCCTGGCTGAACTTTCCAACGGACCGACAACCCCCGGAGCGGATGATATCCTTTATCAAAACGGTGTCCATGTTATCCCCGATTTCCTTTGCAATGCCGGCGGGGTAACCGTTTCGTACTTTGAAATGGTGCAAAACTTCTATATGTACAGCTGGGATGAAGCCGAGGTTCGCCAAAAACTGGATAAAAAAATGACCGCCGCTTATCATTCGGTTTTAGAAACAAGCAAGGAATATAAAATCAATATGCGCCAAGCTGCCTATGTCAGAGCGGTTGAGCGCGTTGTAGAGGCAATGAAACTCAGGGGTTGGGTATAA